In one Nicotiana tomentosiformis chromosome 6, ASM39032v3, whole genome shotgun sequence genomic region, the following are encoded:
- the LOC138894659 gene encoding uncharacterized protein: MGSYNYAPQKLSFDIENRKTLPTKPFIEDPRILELNPLLPHLRAQVNYTVTEKELLAIVFAIEKFLTYLMGAKVIAHTDHAALCYLMNKKDSKSRLMRWVLLLQEFDIDIQDRKDSENQVADHLSPLEEEGRQYDGLKINDSFPDEQLLAISMKEVPWFADLEKFLVCGIIPDEFSSSQRKKLKRDCQDYYWYEPYVFRICMDGVIRRCVPKEEKSEIRGACHSSPYGGHHGRARTITKVLSCGYYWPTHYKDTSES; encoded by the exons atggggtcgtacaactatgcaccccagaaATTGTCATTTGATATTGAAAATAGGAAGACTCTTCCTACAAAGCCTTTTATTGAAGATCCACGTATCTTGGAGTTGAATCCATTGCtgccacatcttcg tgcccaagtcaactacactgttacggagaaagagctccttgctattgtgtttgcaattgagaagtttctcacgtacttgatgggtgcaaaagttattgCCCACACAGATCATGCAGCGCTTTGTTATCTTATGAACAAAAAGGACTCCAaatctcggttgatgagatgggtgctcttgttacaagagtttgatattgacatccaagataggaaagatagtgaaaaccaagtggcggaccacttgtctcctttggaggaggaggggaggcaaTATGATGGCCttaaaatcaatgactccttccccgatgagcaacttttggcaatttcaatgaaggaggtgccatggttcgcggacttAGAAAaatttcttgtgtgtggaatcattccggatgagttctcctcaagccaaaggaagaagctcaaaagggattgtcaagattattattggtaTGAACCATACGTTTTCCGGATTTGTATGGATGGGGTGATTAGGAGGTGTGTACCGAAGGAAGAGAAAAGTGAAATTcgtggggcttgtcattcttcgccatatggtggtcatcatggtagaGCAAGAACAATTACCAAAGTACTTAGTTGTGGTTACTATTGGCCCACTCATTACAAGGATACTAGTGAGAGTTAG